A stretch of Corynebacterium timonense DNA encodes these proteins:
- the fbaA gene encoding class II fructose-bisphosphate aldolase produces the protein MPIATPEVYNAMFDRAKEQGFAFPAINCTSSETINAAIKGFAEAESDGIIQFSLGGAEFGSGLALKNKVAGAQALAAFAHEVAKHYDVNIALHTDHCQKEMLDEYVRPLLAISQERVDRGENPLFQSHMWDGSAIPIDENLEIAQELLEKARKANIILEVEIGVVGGEEDGVEAKAGANLYTTPEDFEKTIDAIGTGENGRYLLAATFGNVHGVYKPGNVKLRPEVLGEGQRVAVQKLGLNEGDKPFDFVFHGGSGSEKEKIEEALTHGVIKMNVDTDTQYAFTRPLAAHMFANYDGVLKVDGEVGNKKAYDPRSYLKKAEQSMSERVIEACQDLHSVGTTLSK, from the coding sequence ATGCCTATTGCCACCCCTGAGGTCTACAACGCGATGTTTGACCGCGCGAAGGAGCAAGGCTTCGCGTTCCCGGCCATCAACTGCACCTCGTCGGAGACGATCAACGCGGCGATCAAAGGTTTCGCGGAGGCGGAGTCCGACGGCATCATCCAGTTCTCCCTTGGCGGCGCCGAGTTCGGCTCGGGCCTGGCGCTGAAGAACAAGGTCGCTGGCGCGCAGGCGCTGGCGGCCTTCGCGCACGAGGTGGCCAAGCACTACGACGTCAACATTGCCCTGCACACCGACCACTGCCAGAAGGAGATGCTGGACGAGTACGTGCGGCCGCTGCTGGCGATTTCACAGGAGCGCGTGGATCGCGGCGAGAACCCGCTGTTCCAGTCGCACATGTGGGACGGTTCGGCCATCCCGATCGACGAGAACCTCGAGATCGCGCAGGAGCTTCTGGAAAAGGCGCGAAAGGCGAACATCATCCTCGAGGTCGAGATCGGCGTCGTCGGCGGTGAGGAGGATGGCGTCGAAGCGAAGGCCGGGGCCAACCTGTACACCACGCCGGAGGACTTCGAAAAGACCATCGACGCCATCGGCACCGGCGAGAACGGCCGCTACTTGCTGGCCGCGACCTTCGGCAACGTCCACGGCGTGTACAAGCCGGGCAACGTGAAGCTGCGCCCCGAGGTCCTCGGGGAGGGCCAGCGGGTGGCCGTGCAGAAGCTGGGCCTGAACGAGGGCGACAAGCCCTTCGACTTCGTCTTCCACGGCGGCTCGGGCTCCGAGAAGGAGAAGATCGAGGAGGCGCTTACCCACGGCGTGATCAAGATGAACGTGGACACCGACACCCAGTACGCGTTCACCCGTCCGTTGGCGGCGCACATGTTTGCCAACTACGACGGCGTGCTCAAGGTCGACGGCGAGGTGGGCAACAAGAAGGCCTACGACCCGCGCTCGTACCTGAAGAAGGCGGAGCAGTCCATGTCCGAGCGCGTCATCGAGGCGTGCCAGGACCTGCACTCCGTGGGCACCACGCTGAGCAAGTAG
- a CDS encoding ATP-binding protein, whose amino-acid sequence MITRFEVDGFKNLRNFSCDFGPYTCIAGPNSVGKSNVFDALGFLSATATTSFHTAAAAIRGEGGDLDDLFAPGCDRIRMAAELVVPAEFYDDFKRLVEVNHTYLRYELTLAKQDLSVATGGAVTAISLVEERLVPLSRQYAEERLGWVDFNGEFKKTALRFSRKSKPLIETITEPPAKVIVYAGTSTGRPPEVPLPEGQTVGTSALSGFGGAEYPFQAAMKYEMRRWLTLSLEPSAMRAPSDATAPDQVSAEGGNLPKTLSRLMRTVPRSDVLGALTESVRDLVDIRKIDVDFDNSRQLFTLRAQVGSAPMLAARSLSDGTLRFLALSILYMDPEFSGLICFEEPENGIHPRKMEQMYRLMRDLAADPKEAIGPQNPLRQVIVNTHSPAYIYQHADAPDNLMIASHRPGTHELALSPVRTAASWRKHEDGQVPPDMVTELMEESFPGTDFDWWNETAEETA is encoded by the coding sequence ATGATTACGCGATTTGAAGTGGACGGGTTCAAAAACCTGCGAAACTTCAGCTGCGATTTCGGGCCGTACACGTGTATCGCCGGGCCGAACTCAGTGGGTAAGTCCAATGTTTTTGACGCGTTGGGCTTTTTGTCTGCTACCGCGACCACATCCTTTCACACCGCCGCGGCGGCGATTCGGGGGGAGGGCGGTGACCTCGACGATCTTTTCGCTCCAGGCTGCGACCGGATCCGCATGGCGGCCGAGTTGGTTGTTCCCGCGGAATTCTACGACGACTTCAAGCGCCTCGTAGAGGTCAACCACACGTATCTGCGCTACGAACTGACCCTTGCCAAGCAGGATCTGTCTGTTGCCACTGGCGGGGCAGTGACTGCTATTTCGCTGGTGGAGGAAAGGCTGGTTCCGCTGTCGCGCCAGTACGCGGAGGAGCGCCTGGGATGGGTGGATTTCAATGGCGAGTTTAAAAAAACTGCGCTGCGGTTTTCCAGAAAAAGTAAACCGCTCATTGAGACGATCACTGAACCCCCAGCAAAGGTGATTGTGTACGCGGGGACCAGCACAGGCCGTCCCCCCGAGGTTCCGCTTCCGGAGGGTCAGACCGTGGGAACGTCGGCGCTGTCTGGATTCGGCGGTGCTGAGTACCCGTTCCAAGCCGCGATGAAATATGAGATGCGCCGCTGGCTCACCCTCTCGCTAGAACCCTCGGCCATGAGGGCACCGAGCGATGCCACAGCACCTGACCAGGTCAGCGCGGAAGGGGGGAACCTACCGAAGACGCTTTCGCGGCTGATGAGGACGGTACCCCGATCCGACGTCCTTGGGGCTTTGACCGAAAGCGTGCGCGACCTCGTCGACATTCGCAAGATCGACGTCGATTTCGATAACTCGAGACAGTTGTTCACGTTGCGCGCGCAAGTCGGCAGCGCCCCAATGCTCGCCGCGCGTTCGCTTTCCGACGGCACACTGCGCTTTTTGGCCCTTTCGATCTTGTATATGGACCCCGAGTTCAGCGGGTTGATTTGTTTCGAGGAACCGGAAAATGGGATTCATCCGAGGAAAATGGAGCAAATGTACCGCCTGATGCGTGATTTGGCGGCGGACCCAAAGGAGGCGATAGGCCCGCAGAACCCCCTGCGTCAGGTCATAGTGAATACTCATTCGCCAGCGTATATCTACCAACACGCGGACGCGCCGGACAACCTCATGATTGCTTCGCATCGACCGGGTACCCATGAGCTGGCGTTGTCGCCCGTGCGCACAGCGGCCTCGTGGCGGAAGCACGAGGACGGTCAAGTACCGCCTGATATGGTCACCGAGCTTATGGAGGAAAGCTTCCCCGGGACCGACTTCGACTGGTGGAACGAGACTGCCGAGGAGACCGCATGA